A single window of Lutzomyia longipalpis isolate SR_M1_2022 chromosome 1, ASM2433408v1 DNA harbors:
- the LOC129794681 gene encoding uncharacterized protein LOC129794681 translates to MNIKHITITIVIFGLNINFSDGKRSLYDLRMDSVNCSDSGLYGKIDCGVEEISPTVSTIQLNFTSTKDFYPLVRIAFFYRYTTYRSFLLDVTEDFCDFLCDSKPANVINYFWKTLRESSNFAQGCPFQKDNTYYIKDYALDMSEFPPILPTGDYRVDVDLIDRTDKTTRIALIQIYAFIKRKSIAELLWS, encoded by the exons ATGAATATCAAACATATTACAATCACTATTGTCATTTTTGGCCTCAATATCAACTTCTCCGATGGAAAa CGCTCGCTCTATGACCTTAGAATGGATAGTGTCAACTGCAGTGATAGTGGACTTTATGGAAAAATCGATTGTGGTGTTGAGGAGATTAGTCCCACGGTGTCGACCATTCAGTTGAATTTTACGAGCACGAAGGATTTTTATCCTTTGGTACGAATTGCATTCTTCTACCGTTACACCACCTACCGCAGTTTCCTCTTGGATGTAACTGAGGATTTTTGTGACTTCCTTTGCGATTCTAAGCCAGCAAATGTGATTAATTACTTCTGGAAAACTCTCAGAGAATCTTCAAACTTTGCCCAAGGATGTCCCTTCCAAAAG GATAACACGTACTACATCAAGGACTATGCATTGGATATGTCAGAGTTCCCACCAATTCTCCCAACTGGAGATTATCGCGTTGATGTGGATCTAATCGATAGAACTGACAAAACGACTCGCATAGCTCTTATACAAATTTATGCTTTCATCAAGAGGAAATCCATTGCTGAACTTCTATGGAGTTAA